In the genome of Spirochaetia bacterium, one region contains:
- a CDS encoding IS1595 family transposase, protein MPRCPHCSGVHVRRNGFVRGRQRYLCGDCGRTFGATTGSVRYKSKHGKETWEAYLEAFALRLPLREAARKCGIALSTSFFWRHKILDALATGSTGNLLSGRVQEDETYIQDNYKGNCDAENNLGIRGKRHRSPAYKTHRVTGHRHERGKATHTRGLSNQKVCVPCAIDEQGKTLAKAAGRGMVQPRYLSFVLASHLGDDVVMVTDKSRASREFCASDGLPVVQLKAGIQGCPVRGRYNLQKVNSLHSRLRGLLAGFRGVSTKYLDNYLAWNGFEVENPGSNRLDLKTVLLDKMRTIGTCSTYWGIFHKPPLPFPTVG, encoded by the coding sequence ATGCCGCGTTGTCCCCACTGCTCCGGTGTCCATGTCCGTCGCAACGGCTTCGTCAGGGGCAGGCAGCGGTATCTCTGCGGGGATTGCGGGCGTACGTTCGGGGCGACCACCGGTTCTGTGCGATACAAGAGCAAGCACGGCAAGGAAACCTGGGAGGCCTATCTGGAGGCATTCGCCCTGAGGCTTCCCTTGCGGGAGGCCGCACGCAAGTGCGGCATAGCGCTGAGCACCTCGTTCTTCTGGCGGCACAAGATCCTCGATGCACTGGCGACGGGATCCACGGGGAACTTGCTCAGCGGCCGGGTACAGGAAGACGAGACGTACATCCAGGACAACTACAAAGGCAACTGCGATGCGGAAAACAACTTGGGAATTAGGGGAAAGCGGCATCGGAGCCCGGCATACAAGACCCATAGGGTGACGGGCCATCGTCATGAGAGAGGGAAAGCGACCCATACGAGGGGCTTGAGCAACCAGAAGGTCTGCGTGCCGTGCGCCATCGACGAGCAGGGGAAGACCCTGGCGAAGGCTGCCGGCAGGGGGATGGTGCAACCCCGCTACCTTTCCTTTGTCCTGGCCTCGCACCTGGGCGATGACGTGGTGATGGTGACCGACAAGAGCCGGGCAAGCCGGGAATTCTGCGCCTCGGATGGCCTGCCGGTGGTACAGCTGAAGGCGGGCATACAGGGATGCCCGGTACGAGGGCGATACAACTTGCAGAAGGTCAACAGCCTGCATAGCCGTCTTCGGGGGCTGCTGGCTGGATTCAGGGGTGTCTCCACGAAATATCTTGACAACTATCTTGCCTGGAATGGCTTCGAGGTCGAGAACCCCGGATCGAATCGCCTGGATCTGAAAACCGTATTGCTGGACAAGATGCGGACAATCGGAACATGTTCAACCTATTGGGGGATATTTCACAAGCCTCCCTTGCCTTTTCCCACTGTTGGCTAG
- a CDS encoding YeiH family protein — protein MYAIRNLSKGILLSLAVAVPAYVLGKIFPIIGGPVCAILLGMAVALFLKDKPPFEAGIRFTSKKILQYAVILLGFGLDLRTITATGRQSLPIIIGTISTSLVIAFLLKKAMHIDSKTAVLVGVGSSVCGGSAIAAAAPCIDADDEEIAQAISVIFFFNVIAAICFPNFGALLGFDRTSGNAFGVFAGTAINDTSSVTAAASTWDSMFALGTATLDKAVTVKLTRTLAIIPITLVLAFQQARKREEARTEKINWFKVFPMFIIYFLLASVITTIAGSYGVDASFFLPMKQLSKFFIVLAMAAIGLNTNIIKLVKTGGKPILLGFACWIGITFVSLLLQHVMGIW, from the coding sequence ATGTATGCCATTCGAAATTTGTCCAAAGGAATTCTGCTCAGCCTTGCTGTGGCTGTTCCTGCATATGTTTTAGGGAAGATTTTCCCAATCATCGGAGGTCCTGTATGTGCAATCCTCCTTGGTATGGCTGTTGCCCTGTTCCTTAAGGATAAGCCCCCTTTTGAAGCCGGAATACGTTTCACATCAAAGAAAATCCTGCAGTATGCTGTTATCCTGCTTGGTTTTGGTTTGGACCTGCGGACGATAACGGCAACAGGACGGCAATCACTTCCTATCATCATAGGTACGATTTCTACCTCCTTGGTCATAGCTTTCCTTTTGAAGAAAGCCATGCATATCGATTCGAAGACTGCAGTATTGGTGGGAGTCGGTTCTTCTGTTTGCGGAGGGTCTGCCATTGCGGCAGCTGCCCCATGTATCGATGCCGATGACGAAGAAATTGCCCAAGCTATTTCTGTCATATTCTTTTTCAATGTCATCGCAGCTATATGCTTTCCTAATTTTGGAGCTTTGTTGGGTTTTGACCGGACCAGCGGCAATGCTTTCGGCGTATTTGCCGGGACAGCAATCAATGATACGTCTTCTGTGACTGCTGCGGCTTCCACCTGGGACAGCATGTTTGCCTTGGGAACAGCTACCTTGGACAAAGCTGTAACGGTCAAGCTTACGCGGACGCTTGCAATTATTCCGATTACGCTTGTACTTGCGTTTCAACAGGCAAGAAAAAGAGAAGAAGCCAGAACCGAAAAGATCAACTGGTTCAAGGTTTTTCCTATGTTTATCATCTATTTCCTGCTTGCTTCAGTCATTACTACGATAGCTGGTAGCTATGGCGTAGATGCTTCTTTTTTTCTGCCGATGAAACAACTAAGCAAATTCTTCATTGTATTGGCTATGGCAGCCATAGGGCTCAATACGAATATCATAAAGTTGGTGAAGACGGGAGGAAAGCCTATCTTGCTTGGTTTCGCCTGCTGGATCGGTATTACTTTCGTAAGTCTTTTATTGCAGCATGTAATGGGTATCTGGTAG
- a CDS encoding lysoplasmalogenase — protein MNIPHDSDLLNLLILAYLCYMAGDFFLLRSDQKSFGLGIIAFFMGHLCFILQFFARIKNPMALPIVLVIMLYPLYKLLAITRNAGKAKLPMRIYTLMMCFFIASSAMTMNFFLLFGTTIFTLSDTLLAKNVTSQKKIHSDIQVMGTYGLALIALSIGTILL, from the coding sequence ATGAATATTCCACATGATTCCGATTTGCTGAATTTACTTATACTTGCCTATCTATGCTATATGGCCGGTGATTTCTTTCTGCTTAGATCAGACCAGAAATCATTCGGCTTGGGAATCATAGCTTTTTTCATGGGACATTTATGTTTCATCCTTCAGTTCTTTGCAAGGATAAAGAATCCGATGGCTTTGCCGATAGTCCTCGTAATTATGCTCTATCCTTTATATAAGTTACTTGCAATTACAAGAAATGCAGGAAAAGCCAAGTTGCCGATGCGAATCTATACTCTGATGATGTGCTTCTTCATTGCATCCAGTGCAATGACAATGAATTTCTTCCTGCTTTTCGGTACCACTATCTTTACCCTGAGCGATACGCTTCTGGCAAAAAACGTCACTTCACAGAAAAAGATCCATTCTGATATCCAAGTAATGGGAACTTACGGATTGGCTTTGATTGCTCTTTCCATAGGAACGATACTTCTCTGA
- a CDS encoding GNAT family N-acetyltransferase — MQIRQAKPSDAAELVHIYAPYVEKTAITFEYAVPTIEEFSQRIQNTCKKYPYIVAVMDGEIVGYAYASTFKNRPAYDWSCELSVYVTEKKRHAGIGTILYDRLEQLLAEHNFLNLYACISVPNPASIEFHKKRGFETIGRFTRCGYKLGTWHDMVWMEKLLNKDIKSPKPLLKAGKEGPWTV, encoded by the coding sequence ATGCAAATCAGGCAAGCAAAGCCTTCAGATGCAGCAGAGCTTGTACATATTTATGCTCCATACGTCGAAAAGACTGCAATTACCTTTGAGTATGCAGTCCCGACCATAGAAGAATTTTCCCAGAGGATCCAAAACACATGCAAGAAATATCCTTACATAGTCGCTGTTATGGATGGAGAAATTGTAGGTTATGCATATGCTTCAACATTCAAAAACAGACCGGCATATGATTGGTCCTGTGAATTGTCCGTTTACGTAACAGAAAAAAAAAGACATGCTGGCATCGGTACGATCTTATATGACCGGCTTGAACAGCTGTTGGCAGAACACAACTTCCTTAATCTCTACGCCTGCATTTCCGTTCCTAACCCTGCAAGTATCGAATTCCATAAAAAAAGAGGTTTTGAAACCATCGGACGCTTTACACGGTGCGGTTATAAACTAGGAACTTGGCATGATATGGTATGGATGGAAAAACTGCTGAATAAAGATATCAAGTCCCCGAAACCATTACTTAAAGCAGGCAAGGAGGGGCCTTGGACAGTGTAA
- a CDS encoding alpha/beta hydrolase: protein MIACFAKYRYGQHWNDYDARRALADCKVPILFIHGDADLFTPPVMARQLYDSAAKSKYRKLVYVKNAGHALSQPTDPVLYDKEVEDFLKHVIC, encoded by the coding sequence TTGATTGCTTGTTTTGCGAAGTATCGCTATGGACAGCATTGGAATGACTACGATGCCCGCAGGGCTCTTGCCGATTGCAAAGTTCCAATTCTTTTTATCCATGGTGATGCTGATTTGTTTACGCCTCCTGTTATGGCAAGACAATTATATGACAGTGCGGCAAAGAGCAAGTATAGAAAACTTGTATATGTAAAAAATGCCGGGCATGCCTTATCTCAACCTACAGATCCTGTTCTTTATGATAAGGAAGTAGAGGATTTCCTTAAGCATGTCATTTGTTGA
- a CDS encoding hemolysin family protein, protein MVSQILTIVLLIFLSGIFSSTETAFTSISLIKAKELENSDRKSARLAAKLLQDKDTLLTTILIGNNVVNISASSLVTTFCLQFFGSGLVAAGTGILTVIILIFGEITPKQLAITHSMSIATRMAYPIRFLSLVLYPFVWLFKAIGKGFGKLFAPKTKSGLTVEGIMHVVDAAQEGGVVDAYESDMMQRVLHFSQAHVKTIMTHRMDVFSIRDDLTIRQAYDPIINSHFSRVPIYHENQEEVIGIVLLRSILEAQLQEKLDQPITSIAMEPIFVPESKHVDDMFFQFKKSKLQLAVVLDEYGGFSGIVTMEDVIEQLFGELYDEHETGQGEQIEKIKGLEGTFKVQGDTPFLQFCDEMDIRKVPREKDGTVAAYLMELKKDIPQEGEVLTDNLGTWTIRHMDGNSIENVLFTKAPPEEPD, encoded by the coding sequence ATGGTTAGCCAGATCCTCACTATCGTGCTGCTGATTTTTCTCAGTGGCATATTCTCTTCTACGGAAACAGCTTTCACTTCCATTTCCTTGATAAAAGCAAAGGAACTTGAAAACAGTGACCGGAAATCTGCCCGTTTGGCTGCAAAATTGCTTCAGGACAAGGATACCTTGCTGACGACAATCCTGATCGGTAATAACGTCGTCAATATATCTGCATCCAGCCTGGTCACGACATTCTGCCTGCAGTTCTTCGGTTCTGGCCTTGTTGCTGCAGGAACCGGCATACTGACTGTCATCATCCTTATTTTCGGTGAAATAACTCCAAAACAGCTTGCTATCACCCATTCCATGTCCATTGCAACACGGATGGCTTACCCGATACGATTCCTTTCCCTGGTACTTTATCCATTTGTCTGGCTGTTCAAGGCAATCGGCAAAGGCTTCGGAAAACTTTTTGCCCCGAAGACAAAAAGCGGCCTTACAGTAGAAGGCATCATGCATGTGGTGGATGCTGCACAGGAAGGCGGCGTTGTCGACGCCTATGAATCTGATATGATGCAAAGGGTACTGCATTTTTCGCAGGCCCATGTCAAGACAATCATGACACATAGAATGGATGTCTTTTCCATCAGGGATGACCTGACGATCAGGCAAGCTTATGATCCCATCATCAATTCTCATTTCTCAAGAGTCCCCATCTATCACGAAAACCAAGAAGAGGTCATCGGAATCGTACTGCTGAGAAGCATCCTTGAGGCCCAGTTGCAGGAAAAACTTGACCAACCCATCACAAGCATAGCAATGGAACCGATATTTGTCCCGGAAAGCAAACATGTAGATGACATGTTCTTCCAATTCAAGAAATCCAAGCTGCAGCTAGCTGTAGTCCTGGATGAATATGGAGGTTTTTCTGGAATCGTTACAATGGAAGATGTCATTGAACAGCTGTTCGGAGAACTTTATGACGAACACGAAACAGGGCAAGGTGAACAAATTGAAAAAATCAAAGGACTCGAAGGCACTTTCAAGGTCCAGGGTGACACACCCTTCCTCCAGTTCTGCGACGAAATGGATATACGGAAGGTTCCAAGAGAAAAAGACGGTACAGTCGCAGCATACCTGATGGAATTGAAAAAGGATATTCCACAAGAAGGAGAAGTGCTGACCGACAACTTGGGTACATGGACGATCCGGCACATGGACGGCAACTCAATAGAAAATGTCCTTTTCACCAAAGCCCCACCCGAAGAACCCGACTGA
- a CDS encoding FadR family transcriptional regulator — translation MDAGFHVNRVNLSQQIADHIEELILSPEFNVNDRLPSEQELSSQFNVSRPIIREALKLLVERGLIVQKNGAGAFITKPGQKNIYKSLFRIVAMDNINYEEIHETRLILEISSARLAAKRITEKQLQQLAEIFQQELDMSIDMHKRVSLDAEFHNKIAEGSGNDLLMMFVQSLISITEGYMVKGGMIEGGKEDAIREHRLILDSLRQRDEGEAAVAMKKHLIQAITNVKKYCFEHQEITDPLKDFESLHNKDQKN, via the coding sequence ATGGATGCAGGGTTTCATGTCAACAGGGTAAATCTTTCACAGCAGATTGCTGATCATATTGAGGAACTTATTCTTTCTCCTGAATTCAATGTAAATGACAGGCTGCCGTCTGAGCAAGAACTTTCTTCGCAATTCAACGTCAGTAGGCCAATCATCAGGGAAGCTTTGAAGCTGCTGGTAGAAAGGGGCCTGATCGTACAGAAAAATGGAGCGGGGGCATTCATTACCAAACCTGGACAAAAGAATATCTATAAGTCGTTGTTCCGCATTGTTGCCATGGACAATATCAACTATGAGGAAATCCACGAAACCCGACTGATTCTTGAAATTTCTTCTGCACGGCTTGCAGCAAAACGTATTACAGAAAAACAGTTGCAGCAGTTGGCTGAAATTTTCCAGCAGGAATTGGACATGAGCATAGATATGCATAAGCGGGTTTCCCTTGATGCCGAGTTTCATAACAAGATTGCCGAAGGAAGCGGCAATGATTTGCTGATGATGTTTGTACAGTCTCTTATTTCAATCACGGAAGGCTATATGGTCAAAGGTGGCATGATTGAAGGAGGCAAGGAAGATGCCATAAGGGAGCATCGGCTTATCTTGGATTCTCTCAGACAAAGAGATGAAGGAGAGGCTGCTGTGGCTATGAAGAAACATCTTATCCAAGCAATTACGAATGTCAAGAAATATTGCTTCGAACACCAGGAGATAACAGATCCATTGAAGGATTTTGAAAGTTTACATAACAAGGATCAAAAAAATTAA
- the leuS gene encoding leucine--tRNA ligase: MSTYPFNEIEKKWQAYWEKNQTFATAEDASFPPEKRKYVLDMFPYPSGAGLHVGHPEGYTATDIYCRFLRMRGYNVLHPMGFDSFGLPAENYAIKTGTHPRETTEKNIDNFRRQIKSLGFSYDWNREISTHKEDYYKWTQWIFEQLYKRGLAYESQTPINWCPSCKTGLANEEVKEGRCERCGTVVVRKNIRQWVLKITAYADKLLEGLDELDWPESVKTMQRNWIGRSEGAAVFFQLEKFDDKLEVYTTRCDTLFGATYMVISPEHPLVHKLTTEAHKKELEQYLDEVAKKSDMERTDLAKDKTGIFSGSYAINPVNGKKIPIWIADYVLISYGTGAIMAVPAHDTRDWDFAKKFNLPIIEVLKSKVDVQKQAWTEDGIHVNSGFLDGLDKQDAIDKMLAWLEEKGYGHKAVNYKLRDWIFSRQRYWGEPIPLVHCPKCGNVLVPEDQLPLLLPEVDSYEPSGTGESPLAKIDTWVNTTCPVCGGPAKRETNTMPQWAGSCWYYLRYLDPHNDKEFVSKEKMNYWMPVDLYVGGAEHAVLHLLYARFWHKVLYDLGMVNTKEPFHRLINQGMITSFAYERPDKSLVSVDMVEDKGNDHFVEKGTDIPLTRVIAKMSKSLKNVINPDDIITSYGADSMRMYEMFMGPLQVSKPWSTSGISGVYRFLDRVWRLGDERTITEEKPSKDLERLLHKTIKKVTDDTANLSFNTAISQMMVLVNELYKTETLPREVWETLIKLLSPYVPHLAEELWQRAGHEPSVSKVAWPVYDEKLTIDDEVQLVIQVNGKVRAKTMMPKETPKEEMISLAMDNDNISKWLKGKTIVKKIAIPGRLVNFVIK; this comes from the coding sequence ATGAGCACGTATCCATTTAACGAAATAGAAAAGAAATGGCAGGCTTACTGGGAAAAAAACCAGACCTTCGCCACTGCTGAAGATGCATCTTTCCCACCGGAAAAACGCAAGTATGTATTGGACATGTTTCCTTATCCCTCAGGAGCAGGTCTGCATGTCGGTCATCCGGAAGGTTACACAGCGACTGATATCTACTGCCGCTTTCTGAGGATGAGAGGTTACAATGTACTGCATCCCATGGGATTTGACTCCTTTGGTCTACCGGCAGAGAACTATGCCATCAAGACAGGGACACACCCAAGGGAAACTACAGAAAAGAACATAGACAATTTCAGAAGACAAATCAAAAGCTTGGGTTTCAGCTACGATTGGAACCGGGAAATATCCACGCACAAGGAGGATTATTATAAATGGACGCAGTGGATCTTTGAGCAGCTTTACAAGCGGGGACTTGCCTATGAATCTCAGACACCCATAAATTGGTGTCCCAGCTGCAAGACCGGACTAGCCAATGAGGAAGTCAAAGAAGGCCGATGCGAGCGATGTGGGACTGTTGTTGTCAGAAAGAACATCCGTCAATGGGTCTTGAAAATCACCGCCTATGCCGACAAGTTGCTTGAAGGTCTTGATGAACTGGATTGGCCCGAATCAGTCAAGACGATGCAACGTAATTGGATAGGTAGAAGTGAAGGTGCGGCTGTTTTCTTCCAGCTTGAAAAATTTGACGATAAGCTTGAGGTTTATACGACCCGCTGTGACACGCTCTTCGGAGCGACCTATATGGTCATCTCACCTGAGCATCCTCTGGTACATAAACTTACTACAGAAGCACACAAGAAAGAACTGGAACAGTATCTGGACGAAGTTGCAAAAAAAAGCGACATGGAACGGACAGATCTCGCGAAAGACAAGACAGGCATATTCTCAGGCAGCTATGCGATCAACCCGGTAAATGGGAAAAAAATCCCTATCTGGATTGCAGACTATGTATTGATCAGCTACGGAACCGGAGCCATCATGGCCGTACCGGCACATGATACCCGTGACTGGGATTTTGCCAAGAAATTCAATCTTCCTATCATTGAAGTATTGAAAAGCAAGGTAGATGTCCAAAAACAAGCATGGACAGAAGACGGTATTCATGTCAATTCCGGATTTCTGGACGGCCTTGACAAACAGGATGCCATTGACAAGATGCTTGCATGGCTTGAAGAAAAAGGCTATGGACACAAAGCAGTCAACTACAAACTCCGGGATTGGATATTCAGCCGACAAAGATATTGGGGTGAACCCATTCCATTGGTACATTGCCCCAAGTGTGGAAATGTACTCGTACCTGAAGACCAATTGCCGCTGTTACTACCTGAAGTAGACAGCTACGAGCCAAGCGGAACAGGAGAAAGCCCCTTGGCAAAGATCGATACATGGGTCAATACTACATGCCCGGTTTGTGGCGGTCCTGCAAAACGGGAAACAAATACCATGCCTCAGTGGGCCGGTTCATGCTGGTATTATCTGCGTTATCTCGACCCGCATAACGACAAGGAATTCGTAAGCAAAGAAAAGATGAACTACTGGATGCCGGTAGATCTTTATGTAGGCGGGGCCGAACATGCCGTCTTACATTTGCTCTATGCAAGATTCTGGCATAAAGTGCTCTATGATTTGGGCATGGTTAATACAAAAGAACCCTTCCATCGTCTTATCAATCAAGGCATGATAACAAGTTTTGCTTATGAAAGGCCAGACAAATCGTTGGTTTCCGTCGATATGGTCGAAGACAAAGGAAATGATCATTTTGTAGAAAAGGGAACTGATATTCCCCTTACCAGGGTCATTGCCAAGATGTCAAAGAGTCTCAAGAATGTCATCAATCCTGATGACATAATTACCTCCTATGGCGCAGACTCGATGAGGATGTATGAAATGTTCATGGGACCGCTGCAAGTATCTAAGCCTTGGTCTACTTCTGGAATTTCCGGGGTCTACCGGTTCCTTGACAGGGTATGGAGACTCGGAGATGAAAGGACGATCACCGAAGAAAAACCCAGCAAGGATTTGGAAAGGCTCCTGCACAAGACCATAAAGAAAGTCACTGATGATACGGCAAACCTAAGTTTCAATACGGCAATTTCACAGATGATGGTATTGGTAAACGAGCTTTACAAGACAGAGACGCTTCCTCGCGAAGTATGGGAGACTCTAATCAAACTGCTCTCGCCTTACGTACCTCATCTTGCAGAAGAACTGTGGCAACGGGCAGGGCATGAACCTTCAGTTTCAAAAGTGGCCTGGCCTGTCTATGACGAAAAGCTGACTATCGATGATGAGGTCCAGCTAGTCATACAGGTCAATGGCAAGGTCAGGGCGAAAACCATGATGCCGAAAGAAACGCCTAAGGAAGAAATGATTTCCTTGGCAATGGATAACGACAATATTAGCAAATGGCTGAAAGGAAAAACCATTGTCAAGAAAATTGCTATCCCGGGCAGACTTGTTAATTTCGTCATCAAATAA
- a CDS encoding TRAP transporter small permease: MQERKNSAFSRIFLQIRNFFELYLPIAVFVLMFTVFILQVFFRYVVNHPLTWTQDVIVVCFCWLVPLGASYAMRKHDHVMFTMIYDGVKPKVAALLRLLGNLIIIITYLVLIIPSYKYCHFVAFQKTATLRLSYFWVFLPFVYFLIAVIGYTLPEVREDITILLGKKKDSAVHEHSVLKEASR; encoded by the coding sequence ATGCAAGAAAGAAAAAATTCAGCTTTCTCAAGGATTTTCCTACAGATAAGGAATTTTTTTGAGCTTTATCTGCCGATTGCCGTATTTGTACTTATGTTTACGGTGTTTATTCTGCAGGTTTTTTTCAGATACGTCGTCAATCATCCATTGACATGGACCCAGGATGTGATTGTCGTATGCTTTTGTTGGCTTGTGCCCCTTGGGGCTTCCTATGCCATGAGAAAACATGACCATGTCATGTTTACGATGATTTATGACGGTGTGAAACCTAAGGTTGCTGCACTGCTGCGTCTGCTTGGAAACCTCATTATCATCATCACGTATTTGGTCTTGATCATACCCTCGTATAAGTATTGCCATTTCGTGGCTTTTCAGAAAACTGCAACTCTTCGTCTTTCGTATTTTTGGGTATTCTTGCCTTTTGTATATTTTTTGATTGCTGTCATCGGATATACCCTCCCAGAAGTACGTGAAGATATAACTATATTGCTCGGAAAGAAAAAAGACAGCGCAGTACATGAACATTCAGTCTTGAAGGAGGCCAGCCGATGA
- a CDS encoding alpha/beta fold hydrolase, which translates to MSNIFISIVLSCFFFCFVLVRIAARKAVYPRVPTLEGTERTVREAGQWGAYDSLSKQPLDFMLADGYMIHGVLILAPVKTDRYVVFVHGFGFSRYGGIKYLPPFLKNGYNVFLYDLRGHGANSKAFVGMGEQESRDLMEIISQMRQRFGKHIHIGLQGESLGAFTALLVAACRNDISFCVEDCAYSNTKDELTYQLHKQMHLPSFFLSVDCLFCEVSLWTALE; encoded by the coding sequence ATGTCAAATATCTTCATTTCAATTGTATTGTCCTGTTTCTTTTTCTGCTTTGTTCTCGTGCGGATTGCGGCAAGGAAAGCCGTATATCCTAGGGTCCCGACCCTTGAGGGAACAGAAAGGACAGTCAGGGAAGCCGGGCAATGGGGAGCTTATGATTCTCTTTCCAAACAGCCTTTGGACTTTATGCTTGCTGATGGGTATATGATCCATGGGGTTCTGATTCTGGCTCCTGTGAAGACGGATCGGTACGTTGTTTTTGTACATGGATTTGGTTTTTCCCGTTACGGTGGCATAAAATATCTGCCTCCTTTTCTTAAGAATGGTTATAATGTCTTTCTGTATGACTTGCGGGGTCATGGGGCCAATAGTAAAGCTTTTGTCGGTATGGGGGAGCAGGAAAGCCGGGACCTTATGGAAATCATCAGCCAAATGAGGCAGCGTTTCGGCAAGCATATCCATATAGGCCTGCAGGGAGAATCACTTGGGGCTTTTACCGCATTGCTTGTTGCTGCTTGTCGGAACGACATTTCCTTCTGTGTCGAGGATTGTGCTTACAGCAATACCAAGGACGAACTTACCTATCAACTGCATAAGCAGATGCACCTGCCATCCTTTTTTCTATCCGTTGATTGCTTGTTTTGCGAAGTATCGCTATGGACAGCATTGGAATGA
- a CDS encoding sialic acid TRAP transporter substrate-binding protein SiaP: MNKKISGFVIVGLAASLLFANGTTESAPASGTKSQGNKPVELVYTMTAVPTDAHAQAMQVFKKTVEKVSNGNIKVITYDSGSLFKQDQEVAAVKSGQADITATSASWLTDGSPWVSMFTAGYMFKSYDHMRAFFDSDAAQKMFGRIAKEQGIRPLGAEYLGTRELDMVDDIDVKTPADLKGINLRMPNSESWIFLGKALGANPTPISFSELYMALQTKTVDGQDNPLPTTKNAKFYEVTKSITLTDHLIDTVWPTINEAKWESLTDQQKAWIMEGVKAGIEYCDKTNLDAEAKLVQFFKDQGLKVYQADKDAFSSHVLDLYLQSKYAASWDKDLYNQVQSLAK, from the coding sequence ATGAATAAGAAAATTTCAGGTTTTGTAATCGTTGGATTGGCTGCAAGCTTATTGTTTGCCAATGGAACGACAGAAAGTGCACCAGCCAGCGGTACCAAGAGTCAGGGAAACAAGCCTGTCGAACTGGTTTACACGATGACTGCAGTTCCTACTGATGCGCATGCACAGGCTATGCAGGTATTCAAGAAGACCGTTGAAAAAGTTTCGAACGGTAATATCAAGGTCATTACCTATGACAGTGGGTCTTTGTTCAAGCAGGACCAGGAAGTTGCTGCTGTGAAATCCGGACAAGCCGATATTACGGCAACTTCTGCCTCTTGGTTGACTGATGGTTCTCCTTGGGTAAGCATGTTTACGGCAGGATATATGTTCAAAAGTTATGACCATATGAGAGCCTTCTTTGATAGTGATGCAGCCCAGAAGATGTTTGGTCGAATAGCCAAAGAACAGGGTATCAGGCCGCTTGGTGCAGAATATCTGGGTACAAGGGAACTTGATATGGTCGATGATATCGATGTCAAGACTCCTGCTGATCTCAAAGGTATCAACCTCAGGATGCCTAATTCTGAATCTTGGATTTTCTTAGGAAAGGCTTTGGGAGCAAATCCGACCCCAATCAGTTTCTCTGAATTGTATATGGCACTTCAGACCAAGACGGTTGATGGACAGGACAACCCGTTGCCGACTACCAAGAATGCCAAGTTCTATGAAGTGACGAAATCCATTACTCTGACTGACCATTTGATTGATACTGTCTGGCCGACTATCAATGAAGCAAAATGGGAAAGCCTTACTGACCAGCAGAAGGCATGGATCATGGAAGGTGTGAAGGCTGGTATCGAATACTGTGACAAGACAAATCTGGATGCAGAAGCCAAATTGGTTCAGTTCTTCAAGGACCAGGGCCTGAAAGTATACCAAGCGGACAAAGACGCTTTCTCCTCTCATGTCTTGGATCTTTATCTGCAGAGCAAATATGCCGCTTCTTGGGATAAGGATTTGTACAATCAAGTACAGTCCTTGGCGAAATAA